The Bdellovibrio bacteriovorus W nucleotide sequence ATGTAATGTTGCCATCTGGGATCGCATTCTAAGATTTGTTTTAGGCGTTCTTCTAACGACCTATGCAATTGCTGGCGGTCCCTTTTGGACATACATCGGTATCTACGGCCTGATCACGGCCGCTTGGGGCCTCTGCCCCGCCTACGCATTTTTCCGTTTTAGAACATTGAAAGATTTTCGTCGAACTCGCTTAGAAGAATAGGAACTCTTATGTCTCCATCTGCGCTTTCTCCTGCGGCTATCAGTGAACTGTCTCATTTCCTAAAACCAGATCAAATCAAAACAGATCTTGAAAGCTTGAAGTACTGGGGTAAGGACTGGACGACTTATTTTGACGTAAATTCTTCCGCGATTGTTTTCCCTCGCTCTACAGAAGATGTCGTGGCCCTTGTCAAATGGGCGCGTACTCACAAAGTGGGCCTTATCCCATCGGGTGGGCGCACAGGTCTTTCGGGCGCCGCTGTCGCCACACAAGGTGAAGTCGTGGTTTCCTTTGATCAAATGAACAAGATCAAAGACTTCAGCTCGATTGATCAAACTGTAGTGATTGAGCCCGGTGTTGTTACAGAAGCCCTGCAAGAGTTTGCAACTTCAAAGCAACTTTTCTATCCCGTAGATTTTGCCGCCGTTGGCTCTTCCCAAATGGGTGGAAACATCGCGACGAATGCTGGCGGCATTAAGGTTGTTCGCTATGGTCTGACTCGTGATTGGGTTGCAGGTCTGACCGTTGTCACTGGCACGGGCGATGTTTTACACCTCAATAACGGCCTTATTAAAAACGCCACAGGTTATGATCTTCGACATTTATTCATCGGCTCTGAGGGAACCCTTGGCTTTATCGTAGAAGCTAAAATTCAACTCACAGCTCCCCCTCCTCCTTTGCAAGTTCTTGTCATGGGAGTCAGTGGCCTTGATGCTGTGATGAAAATCTTTGCTGAATTTAAAACAAAAACGTCACTGGTTGCTTTTGAAATGTTCTCAGACAAAGCCTTAGATAAGGTTCTAGAGGGCACAGGTCTACCTGCACCTTTAGATACTAAAACTCCGTTTTATGTTTTAGCAGAAGTGGAAGCTGGTAGCGAAAACGAGCAAGAATCCATCATGAGCGTTTTCGAAAAATGCCTTGAAGAAGAATGGGTGCTTGATGGAGTGATGAGTCAGTCGGATGTTCAAGCGACGACCTTCTGGCGCTATCGCGAAGACATCTCTGAGTCTTTAGCAAAATACTCTCCGTACAAAAATGATATCGCTGTGACGATCTCTCAAGTTCCAGCCTTTATGAATGATCTCGATGTTGTCTTGAAAAACGCCTACCCAACATGGGAAGTCGTATGGTTTGGTCATATCGGTGATGGCAATTTGCACATCAACATTTTGCGTCCTGAGGGAATGAGCAAAGAAGAATTTGTGCAAGAGTGCCGTAAAGTCGACGTGCTTATCTTTGACTCTGTTAAAAAATACCACGGGTCAATCTCGGCGGAACACGGTGTGGGATTAACGAAGAAATCCTTTTTAAACTACACTCGTTCTGAGGCGGAGATTCAAATCATGCGTGGGATTAAGGATGTCTTCGATCCTGATCATGTCATCAATCCGGGGAAGTTGGTCTAGCTTAACTGAGCGAGCCTCCTAGGAAGAGGAAGGCTCTCTTGCGCCAACTCGCCCCTCCGTGGGCTCGCTGCCATCCGCCTTCGGCGGAGCGCATCCTGCTTGGCAGAGGTTGGCTTCAGAAAGCCTTCCTCTTCCTAGGATTCTCTTCGTTCAGTGTTTCAAATGGATTTTTTTCGTGTTTTTTGATAAGAGGCTTTTGTTTGAAACAAAGGCCTCTTCTTTTTTATTTGGGATTGTTCTTTTTTATTTTCGTACGTAGCGCAAGTGTGTGGCTTTGGGGCTGTCTAGGACTTTTTCGATTTTGAATTGTGGCATGGGGTCTTTCATGTTTTCGAAAAGGCGACGGCCTCCTCCGAAGATGACCGGGACTAAGGCGATTTCTAGTTCTTCGACGACCCCTAAGTTTAGGTATTGTTGAATCACGTCGGCACCGCCTGAGATTCTGATATCTTTTTCACCCGCCGCCTTGCGAGCTAATTCGAGTGCGTGTTCGGGGCCTTCGTTTACAAAGTAGAATGTGGTTCCCCCGGGGCGTACCCAAGGCTCGCGTTTTTCATGAGTCAGAACATAAACGGGACCGTGAAAGGGGGCTTCTTCCGGCCAAGAAATTTCGCCAGCATCGAATATGCGCTTTCCCATAATGTTGGCGCCTATACGCTCGGCAGTCTTTTTAAAGAGATCATTCACTGGGCCTGTTTCTCCACCTTTACCGAATTGAAGATTCTCGCGAAAGTATTGCAGCCCGATCGCCCACCCCATGAGCTCTCCCCACTTCGCAGCCCAGTTTTTATATTCTGGAGTGTTCCAATTTTCGAGAGTCATTCCCTCAGGTGCCATATAACCATCAAGACTCAATCCGATATTCACAAAGACCTTGCTCATAGTTTTTCCCCTATAAGCACTCATGCTGTCTCAATCAAAAATAGCTGACAATATTTTTCCTTAAGAACTTCATCTTGTAATTTTACGCCTGCAAGCACACAAAAAATTCATCAAAAAATTCCTGCAAGGACGAATCTACTTAGCTATCAAGTCGCTGAACACGAGATGAAAGAAAGAATTTTTATTAAGCTCTCTGAAAAACAAGAAAAACATAAAGCAACAACGGCGACGATTCCCCAGAAGGGGGGAGAGGGATCTTTAACGGAGTCGGCCTCTGCCAAGCAGGAGGCGTTCCGCCGTAGCGCTAGCGAAGGCGGATGGCAGCAAGCCCATGGATGGGCGCGCCGACGGAGGTAAAGAGCCCTCTCTCCCCTTCTGGGGAGTTCACCGAGAGCTCCGTCCTACGCAAGGTTAAAGTTTTCGCGTACGAATACTTCGTCCAAGATTACTGATCGAATCACATAGAATATCCGCGTGCCCCGAGTCGACGTCCATGACGAGGTAACCAATTTTTTCATCCGTCGCTAAGTACTGACCTTCGATATTGGCTCCTGCTTGAGAAATCAAACCATTGATCTCCCCTAGAACCCCTGGTTCATTACGATGTACATTCACAAGACGCGAAGCCCCCGGGCGAATAGGTAAATCAACATTCGGAAAATTAACAGCCCCTGCCGATGAACCAATTTTTAAAAACTTTCTAAAGCTCTCAGAAACTTCAATCCCGATAGCATACTGAGCCTCTTCAGTACTTCCCCCGATATGTGGAGTCAGTATGACATTGTTAAGATTTTGCAGAGGAGACTGAAAAGGATCTTTGTTTGAAGCTGGCTCTTCTGGAAAAACGTCAATCGCACAGCCTGCAATTTTATTTTCCAGCAAGGCACTGGCTAAAGCTTCAATCACAACGACAGAGCCACGACTGGCATTGATCAAATAGCTGCCCTCTTTCATAATTGAAAGTTCGCGGGCACCGATCATGTCTTTGGTATCTAATGTTTCGGGAACATGCAAAGTCACAAAATCTGACATTGCTAATAGCTCATCCAAATTTGCTACCGATTGCGCATTCCCTAGTGGTAATTTTTTAATAACATCGTAAAAGCAAACTCGCAGTCCCATAGCTTCGGCTAAGACACTCACCTGACTACCGATATGACCATATCCAACAATCCCCAAAGTCTTACCACGAACCTCATGAGCTCCTTCAGCGGACTTTACCCACTCTCCACGATGAGCCTTGGTATTGCGATCTCCTAATTGACGAGAAAGAGCGATCATCTCTCCGATAACCAACTCAGCCACTGAGCGTGTGTTCGAATGAGGTGCATTGAAAACAGGAATTCCTAAATCACGTGCAGCCTCAAGATGAACTTGATTGGTCCCTATGCAAAAACACCCAATTCCGTGTAGGTGTGGGTTTTCTTTCAAAACCTTTTCAGTGATCTGTGTTTTTGAGCGAATTCCGAGAACTTGATACTTCGGCAAGAGTGACAAAAGCTCATCCTCTGAAGGAGCATAACTCAGGGAGTCTACCAGAAACCCTTCGGCTTCCAGATTCTTTTTAGCCATTGGATGAATGTTTTCTACAAGAAGGATTTTTAGAGCGGTCATCAGCGCCTCCTACGCCTATTCTAACTCAGTTCAAGAGGAGTACAAAAGTTAAAACACTCTCTAAAGACGAACCAGACTGACCATGCGCAACAATGGTAGTCAAAGTCACAATCCGCAGGACAGACTATTGTTTATGGCAATAACTCGAGTTTTTTCTCTACTTATCGTGGATGACGATCCCCTGGTTCATCAGTCCTTAAAAATGGCTCTTCCTGCGCACTGGAAAGTTTTCTCGGCTATGCGCCTAGAAGCCATTCAATACGAAAGATTCTATCACGCTGCGTTCGTAGATATGCACCTTGAGCCTGATGCTAAAAAAGCAGCTGGCCCCCAAGTGATTGCAGAACTGATGAAGCACAATCAACAGCTCGAAGTTGTTGCTATGTCAGGAGACCTCAGCCTTCCTCTGATGGAGAGTTGTCTTAAAGCCGGTGCTCAAAGATTTTTAGGCAAGCCCCTCACTCCCGAAGAAGTTCATCTTGTCTTGGCAAAAATTGAAGCTCTTTGGGATCTTCGCAATATCGACTCTCAATCAGACCGCAATAAAGCTCACTGGGTCGGTGGCTCTGAAGCTTCCGTAAAAATAAAAAAACGAATCGCCGAACTTCGCGGTGAATCCAACAGCATTCTTATCGAAGGCGAAACTGGAACTGGTAAAGAAGTTGTTTCACGCATGCTTAATCAGCAAGAGGGTAACCGTCCCTTTATCGCCGTCAACTTAGCAAGTATCCCAGAGCACCTCTTTGAATCTGAAATGTTTGGCCACCTCAAAGGCGCCTTCACGGGTGCCGAGCAAAACAAAATGGGCCTTGCCGAAGCAGCCAACGGAGGGGATCTTTTTTTAGACGAGATCGAAGCACTTCCTCTTTCTCAGCAAGCCAAACTGCTGCGCTTTTTAGAAAGTGGAGAAATTCGCAAAGTAGGTGCGAAAGAAACCACCACTGTGCAAACACGCGTGATCGCTGCCAGCAATAAGCCTCTCGAAAAAATGGTCCGTGATGGAGAGTTTCGCGAAGACCTTTTGTACCGTTTGTCATCTCAAAAGATTCAACTTCCACCACTTCGTGACAGATTGAGCGATATTGCAGAGCTTGCGCAGTTTTTTCTGGAGGCCGAGCGTCCTCGTCGCAATAAAGCATTTGCCGAAGATGGGTTAACAGCGTTACAAAACTACAAGTGGCCTGGCAACATTCGAGAGTTAAAGAGGGTTTGTGAGCAACTCAGCCTGACTTCCCCTTTACCTGTGATTCGCGCCCAAGACGTGCATAAATGGATTCAGCCGTCTTTAAGCCCTCAAGCTTCTACTTTAAACCCTTTGGATTTGAACAAAGGTTTAACTGCGCTCTTGGCAGAGCATGAAGCGATGATTATTAAAACTTGCCTTCAGGGCACCAAGGATGTGGAAGAAGCTGCCCGCCAATTGCAAATCTCCCGTTCAAGTCTTTATAAAAAAATTAAGGACTATAAGTTAGAAGAGGAATTAGTATAAAATGGACTTATTTGATTTTACGTTCCCGATTCGCATCTCAATTCCCACCGCGTGGGAAAGTCATATCTACCGCCAAACTGTTTTGATTGTACTTTCTATTATTTTTGTCTCTGCCGCGATTATTTTCATTTTCAGAAAGAAGAACTATTACTTCGTTCAATCATGGGCCAGCATCAAAAGTTGGATCGTAGCAGCTCCCTTACTCTTCCTGACCATGGGCCTACCAGAGCCTTGGCCTCTCGTCTTCCTCACAGGTCTTGCCATCGTGGGTGCAAAGATCTTTTTTCAAATCATGGGGATGTTCCATCGTAGCTATTTTGTTCTTATTTGTTACGCGGGAATTATCGGCCTTGGTATTTCAGCATGGTATGATCGCTTAGATATCTATAACGCTATGCCAATGATCGTTCTGGGCGTGAGCTGCCTCGTGCCTCTGGTGCGCAATTCTTATAAGCGCATGATTCAGTACATGTCGCTCACTCTTTTAGCTTTTATTTTCCTTGGCTGGTCTTTCATGCACTTGGGATTAATTTTAAAATTCCCTAATGGAATTTACCAAGTCATGTACTTAATTATTCTGACAGAGTTCTGTGATAATACGAACTTAGCCATGGGTCGTTACTTTGGTGGCTGGAGATTGTTTCCTAAAATCAATCCTCGTCGTACCGTCGGCTCTACAGCGGTTTCGGTTCTTTTGACTCTCTTCTTAGCAGGCTCTATGCGCTTCTTACTTCCTGATGGCTCTGATAAATACTGGCTCGCTTCAGGATTAGTCGCTTCACTTGGTGGCTTTGTCGGCGATCTAGTGATGACCGTGATTCGTAGAGACGCAGGAATGAAAACCGTGGGACCGTTCATTATTGGCCGAGGCGACTTCCTTCACCGCATGGATCGTTTGATCTTTGTAGCACCGATTTATTATTACGTTATGACGGTGCTTCTATGAAAGATTGGTACTACGAAAACGATCAGTGGACCAAGCTCCCTGCTTATTTAAAACATCTTCCTTTATTCACAAGACACTTGGATATGTTCAGTGTCTTTATGCGATTTCTTTGGTCGATCTTTCTAAAAAATATCTGCTTTAAGTTCTATATTCGCTTAAAAGTTAAAGGCACTCCTTTTAAAGAAATTTATCGAACTCATCCAAAGCTCATTATTATCAGCAATCACGCCAGTCACTTGGATGCCGTTTCTATTGCAGCGTCAATTCCCCGTCGCTACTGGCTGAATTTATATATCGCAGCCGCCAAGGATTATTTCTTTTCAAATCCTCTATTTACTTTCTTCAGTAAACACTGCCTCGGCGCCATTCCGATTGATCGCAAGGATCGCAAAGGTGAAGCTATCAATTTAATTTTGAAGCTTCTCACAGAGCTTCCGCGTATGTGGCTGATCATTTTCCCAGAAGGCACTCGTTCAAAAGATGGTAAAATACAAACCTTTAAGCGCGGTGTTTCTATTTTTTCTGAAAGAACACAGACCCCTCTACTCTTTACCTACCTCGAAGGGAATAATGAGTTATGGCCCAAAGGGCAACCCATTCCCCTACCTGGAAAGTTAGTTCTTCACGTGGGCCCGGTTCACCCTCCAGGTCCGATTCAAGATGTGTATACTCACTACAAACAGTGGGTCTTAACGATCAATCCGAATGCCTTCCCTGCTGAGGAGCCGGCTCCTGAAACAACGGAAGAAAAAAAGGAGGATTTAGAAAATGAATAATTCCATCGAATCTATTCAACTAAAAATCGGTCCCTATGAAATCTGCCCAGTGCCCACAGGCGAGTTTGCCTTAGACGGCGGTGCCATGTTTGGGACCGTGCCTAAAGTTTTATGGGAGCGCACCAATCCTGCGGATGATAAGAATCGCATTCCTATGGAAGCTCGTGCTTTATTATTAAAATCAAATGGTCTTAATATTTTAATTGATACTGGAAACGGATCTGACTTTGTTCTTAAGTACGGCGAAAAGTTAGGTACTAAATTTTCCGAGATGTATGCCATTGACCAAAATGGCCCATCTCTTATGAAGTCCTTGAACAAACACGGCGTAAAGCCAGAGGATATCCACCACGTCATCATCACTCATTTACACTTTGACCACGCTGGTGGCGCAACAACAGAGCGTCAGGGAGAACTTGCTCCGACATTCCCAAACGCCACTTATTGGGTGCAGAAAAAGAATCTTGAAACAGCTCGCCACCCCAACTTAAGAGAAAAAGCGAGTTATTACGCTGCGAATTTTGAGCCTCTCGAAAAAGCTGGCGTTCTTAAAGTGATCGACGGCGCCCAAGAGATTCTTCCAGGTATTTCTGTCTTCATTTCAAATGGCCACACCGAGGGACAACAGATTGTTAAGGTCACTGATGGTACGAACACTTTGCTTTATTGCGCCGACATGGTGCCTACGAGCACCCACGTTCGCACACCATGGCTTATGGGTTACGACTTACAGCCCTTGGTTCTGATGGAAGAAAAGAAAGAGCACCTTAGCAAAGCGGCCGACGAAAATTGGTATCTGTTTTTTGAACATGATCCCTATTGTGATGCGGCTCTTATCGAGCGCAGTGGCAGTGACTTTGCTGTAAAATCACGAGTGGTATTTCAAAACCCATGACACAAAAACTACGCGTCCACAACCTAATTGAAATTCTTCGCGGAGTCCTTCAACAAATGCGCGATGGAGAACTTGCACTAGTAGCAAGCTCTCTTGCATTTTCTACGGCAATGGCCCTCGTTCCGTTCTTGGCCGTTGTTCTTGCAACTTTTCAATCCATTGGCGGACTCGAAGCTCTTTATCCCAAAGTAGAAACTCTGCTTCTGCGAAATTTAACGGAAGCCGTTGGCTCTGACGTTACAAAGTTCATTCGAATCTTTATTAAAAACATCAACGCCGGAAAACTTGGAACGACAGGTGCGATCTTCCTATTCATCACCTCTATCCGTCTTCTTCATGATATGGAAGTCGGTGTCAATCGAGTGTGGAACCAGCGCACGACCCGTCCTTTCTATAAACGCTTGATGTATCAATGGGGATTAATGCTTGCGATTCCAATTTTACTGGCCGTGTATTTCGGTTTTCTCTCCATGGAACAGTTAAAATTTGTGCGCAGCTACGTTCCCCCAAGTGCCTCCAATAGCTTACTCCTGATCGGTATTTTGTTTTTCACTTACAAAGTCGTGCCTGATGCCAATGTACGATCTAAGTATGCCTTTTGGAGCGCGATACTATCAGCAGGCGTCTTATACATAGTCCATAAAAGTTATTCTCTCTTGGCAGTTAAGTTTTTCTCATACAATAAAATTTATGGATCTTTTGCCGCGATCCCAATGTTACTCATTTGGATTCTTACGATGTGGTATGTGATCCTGGGTGGCGTGGCTCTCTCAGCAGCCCTGCAGAAACGCCTAGAAGAGATGGATGAAACAAATAAAGTTTTAGGAGATAAATAGGACCTTGCAGAAGGTCCTTTCATTTTGGCTCATTTTAATCCGTACAACTATAAGTTCGAGATTATCTTTGATAGCATTAAGACATCAGGAGGTCCCTATGAAGACCCTAGATCAGTGGCTCAGCGAATACAGTCAGAGTCACCAGAACCTCACTAATCAAAAGATTCATAAGTTTTGTGTTCCTGCCATTTTCTTTTCTATTTTGGGAATGCTTTGGAGTATCCCTGCTGGGGCTTTAAATATCGCACTGATTGCCTTAGGTGTGGTGATGCCGTTTTATATTCTCTTAGGTAAGCGTGCCTTAATGCTCGTCTTACCGCAAATTCTTATCTATGGAGCTTTACTCTATGCTTGGGAACAATCGCCATTCAAAGAGCAGATGTTTTGGGCGTGTCTGGGTATTTTTGTAGTCGCGTGGATAGGGCAATTTATTGGGCATAAAATCGAAGGCAAGAAACCATCGTTTTTTAAAGATCTGCAGTTTCTCTTAATTGGTCCACTCTGGATTATTAAAGGCTCCCCTTAGAGGAGCCTTTTTTATTTCTATTGCAGTCCCATCAAAATAGCGATTCCAAAAACCATAAAGAGGATACAAGCTGCGACTCTCACCCACTTCATTGGAATGCGGCGAAGAAGTTTTTCCCCTAGAAAAATGGCCAATGCATTAGAGCCCATCATTCCCGCTGTACTACCTAACGTCACGATCCAAGGGTCCGCAAAACGCGCACCAAGTGCGATAGTCGCCAATTGCGTTTTGTCACCCATTTCGGCAATGAAGAAAGCAATCACAGTTGTTAGAAAAACACCAAAGCGTCCAGAAGATTTAATCTCTTCTTCCTTATCAGGAACAAGAATCCACAATCCGAAAGCAAAGAATGTAAACGCCAAGCCCCACGTCAAATAGCGCGGCTCCAGTAAGGAGGCTACCCAACCACCGGCCCAGGATGCCAAAGCATGGTTAAGGATAGTTGCGACGAAAACTCCCCCTAAGATCACCCAAGGCTGTCTGTAACGACTGACCAAGAGTAGTGATAAAAGCTGAGTTTTATCTCCCATCTCGCCTGCAAACACTAATAAGAATGAATTAATAAAAGCTTCCAAATTGTCCTCACTTCTTTTCTTGCGCCGTGAGGTTTTTCCCTGATTTTAGGAATAGACGACACGGCAATTATAAAAAATTACCAATGTCAGTCTCGTCAATGGCTGCTTCTTTCAAACAACCACATCAGTGCCGGGATCTTAACATCCAGTATGTCGACACGGATCTGAAGACAGGCTTCAGAGACTACTCCCTAACGAAGCGTGAAGATAGCCATTCCCTGCACCGAAAGCAAGCATTCTCTACATTTGCCGCAAAATGGGAGTCTCAATATAGAAGTTACCGAGTATTTCTTCCCACTTGAACAGGTCATAAACTATTTGTAGCATAGATCTTTACACAATTTCTTAATCTGGGACCAGCAAAGACACCTATGAAAACCTTCACGCCACTTCTTACCGCACAAAAAAAATTCTGGTTTTTAACATTCGATATTCTGATTTTCCTAGCGGCCTTTGCTATTGCGATCATAGCACGCTTCTCAGGCACGTATGTTTCGATGCCCCTCAATACAGAATTGATCTTACTCGCCCTCGCCGTTCCCACGCTTCAGTATATTTTTGGTAACTACGACCTAGATCATATCTCCGACTTTAAACAGCTTTTAGCACGCCAAATTGTAGCGATCATCTTCACTCTTCTTTTTGCCACTCTTGTGACATATGTGTTTGCCACTGAGCGTGCGGGAATCTTTGGCCGTGGTATCTTGTTTATCGCTCTCGGAGGATTCTTCGTTCTATCTGTGGCCTATCGAAGTGCCGTCGCCTCATACCTAAAGAAAATCAAAGGTACTTTAAAATGGCTTATTCTTGCTGATGCAAAAACACAAGAGATCGTCAAAAAAGATTTCTCTCAGTTGGATTTCGAAGGAACTCTGGATTTCCTCACTCCTGAAGAAGCTCTTCAGTCAAAAGATTGGCTCAATCGTAAATGGAGCACGATCGTTGTTTCTATTACGAATCACGAGCACCAAAGCCAGCTAGGCCCTATTATTATCGATGCAAAATGTTCTGGTTTAAATACGATCACAATTACGACATTCTACGAAAGACATCTTCGCAAAGTGCCAGTGCATCTTTTGGACTATGCGTGGTTCATCAATGCTGGTGGCTTCTATAGCATTACTAATCCTGTGAAGCTGCGTCTCAAACGCATTATCGACATCAGCTTGTCTCTATTTTTGTTGATTCTCACAGCGCCCGTTTTGTTGTTAACGGCTCTAGCAATTCGCCTTGAATCAAAGGGTGATGCTGTTTATAGCCAAATTCGTACGGGCAAAGACAATAAGCCGTTCACAATTTATAAATTACGCTCCATGCGCTCCGATGCTGAA carries:
- a CDS encoding exopolysaccharide biosynthesis polyprenyl glycosylphosphotransferase (COG2148 Sugar transferases involved in lipopolysaccharide synthesis), producing the protein MKTFTPLLTAQKKFWFLTFDILIFLAAFAIAIIARFSGTYVSMPLNTELILLALAVPTLQYIFGNYDLDHISDFKQLLARQIVAIIFTLLFATLVTYVFATERAGIFGRGILFIALGGFFVLSVAYRSAVASYLKKIKGTLKWLILADAKTQEIVKKDFSQLDFEGTLDFLTPEEALQSKDWLNRKWSTIVVSITNHEHQSQLGPIIIDAKCSGLNTITITTFYERHLRKVPVHLLDYAWFINAGGFYSITNPVKLRLKRIIDISLSLFLLILTAPVLLLTALAIRLESKGDAVYSQIRTGKDNKPFTIYKLRSMRSDAEKDGAKWAQKNDNRITRVGKMIRLTRLDELPQLWNVLRGDMSFVGPRPERPEFNEMLKKELPFYELRHIVRPGITGWAQVLYPYGASVEDSKEKLQFELYYIKHSGTMLDLLIILKTIRVVVGARGR